A single genomic interval of Anopheles cruzii unplaced genomic scaffold, idAnoCruzAS_RS32_06 scaffold02719_ctg1, whole genome shotgun sequence harbors:
- the LOC128276858 gene encoding transcriptional regulator ATRX homolog, translated as MAKKGKAKNGAGPTEVGQEATAPVVATPPVPAVAEKPVKEDLAKPTKEVAAAEKKNSQPPTASGENGANELSRKNSRRNSKKKPAAPQAPVPEQEPKDDSSSTKSLKKRLRKKRTRLVHALGVAEANPSTESTQSLEELRQKIKAVEGLLRDVQLKAEEEQKKVDGLKEVQAAAQPQKDKHDKKQPEPESKESQRNRKTSESSAKNLSSEKTRKEAEAKKLATEKSHIQSEAKRLVEERALKQQEMKRLMEEKAKKDAEAKMLLEEKAAREAELAKLTHAKVRVETVEQKINEIDQKVQQRKETDAKATLAAPDSPKQKKEQARTRKDSESSQKKEAEEKAKKEA; from the coding sequence ATGGCCAAGAAGGGGAAGGCTAAAAACGGGGCAGGCCCGACCGAAGTGGGGCAGGAAGCGACCGCTCCAGTCGTTGCTACACCTCCAGTTCCGGCGGTCGCTGAGAAACCCGTGAAGGAGGACCTCGCAAAGCCGACCAAGGAAGTGGCCGCTGCAGAGAAGAAGAACAGCCAGCCGCCTACAGCGAGTGGCGAGAATGGTGCCAACGAGTTGAGCCGCAAAAATAGTCGCCGCAACAGCAAGAAGAAGCCGGCCGCACCGCAagctccggttccggagcaGGAGCCCAAGGATGACAGCTCGTCTACGAAGTCCCTCAAGAAACGGCTGCGCAAGAAGCGCACACGGTTGGTCCACGCACTGGGAGTCGCCGAGGCTAACCCCTCCACCGAATCGACCCAATCGCTGGAGGAGCTACGCCAGAAGATTAAAGCCGTGGAAGGTTTGCTCAGAGACGTGCAGCTCAAGGCAGAggaggaacagaaaaaagtcgACGGTCTAAAGGAAGTGCAGGCGGCAGCCCAGCCGCAGAAGGACAAGCACGACAAgaagcaaccggaaccggagtcgAAGGAGTCGCAGCGCAACCGCAAAACGTCGGAGTCATCGGCCAAGAACCTTTCTAGCGAAAAGACGCGCAAGGAAGCGGAAGCCAAGAAGCTGGCCACCGAGAAATCGCACATccagagcgaagcgaagcgtttGGTCGAGGAGCGCGCCCTGAAGCAGCAGGAGATGAAGCGTCTGATGGAGGAGAAGGCCAAAAAGGATGCGGAAGCGAAGATGCTGCTGGAGGAGAAGGCCGCCCGGGAGGCTGAACTGGCCAAGCTGACGCACGCCAAGGTACGCGTCGAGACCGTTGAGCAGAAGATCAACGAGATCGACCAGAAGGTTCAGCAGCGCAAGGAAACCGACGCCAAGGCGACGCTGGCGGCACCGGACAGTCCGAAGCAAAAGAAGGAGCAGGCGCGCACGCGCAAAGACTCGGAGTCGAgccaaaagaaagaagcagaagaaaaagcaaagaaagaagCA